Proteins encoded together in one Streptomyces sp. TLI_171 window:
- a CDS encoding LysR family transcriptional regulator: protein MDLELRHLRVLCAIADTGSVGRAAVAIGASQPATSTQLRRIERHLGAIVFERTAAGVVPTTFGAEVLAAAREVLSRVDRLGRAGGPDGERPGRDLQLATDCPALLPGTLARARQLRPELRFTVSPGRDGQFDLALLLDHPGAGPRPAQPLAGRAVATEPVFVALPAGHPLRHHAEPALADLAAETWLLPAADGAGWPALFRAACESAALAPQAVRELPCGRREVLDLVAAGLGAALVPGSTPPVPGVALRPLLGTPVWLRYLMLWRPQALGPGLVDTLFGAAVAAYRELAAEAPHLHSWASRTFRPPRT, encoded by the coding sequence ATGGACCTGGAACTGCGACACCTGCGGGTGCTGTGCGCGATAGCGGACACCGGCAGCGTCGGCCGGGCCGCGGTCGCGATCGGGGCGTCCCAGCCTGCCACCAGCACCCAACTGCGGCGCATCGAACGACACTTGGGCGCGATCGTGTTCGAGCGGACGGCCGCCGGGGTGGTGCCCACCACCTTCGGCGCGGAGGTGCTGGCCGCCGCCCGCGAGGTGCTCTCCCGGGTCGACCGGCTGGGCCGCGCCGGCGGCCCGGACGGCGAACGCCCGGGCCGCGACCTGCAACTGGCCACCGACTGCCCGGCCCTGCTGCCGGGCACCCTGGCCCGGGCCCGCCAGCTCCGGCCGGAGCTGCGCTTCACCGTGAGCCCGGGCCGGGACGGGCAGTTCGACCTGGCGCTGCTGCTCGACCACCCGGGCGCCGGACCACGCCCGGCGCAGCCGCTGGCGGGCCGGGCGGTCGCCACCGAGCCGGTGTTCGTCGCGCTGCCCGCCGGACACCCGCTGCGCCACCACGCCGAGCCGGCGCTCGCCGACCTGGCCGCGGAGACCTGGCTGCTGCCGGCCGCCGACGGCGCCGGCTGGCCCGCGCTGTTCCGGGCGGCCTGCGAGTCGGCGGCCCTCGCCCCGCAGGCGGTGCGCGAACTCCCGTGCGGACGGCGGGAGGTGCTCGACCTGGTGGCGGCGGGGCTGGGCGCGGCGCTGGTGCCGGGCAGCACGCCGCCGGTGCCGGGGGTGGCGCTCAGGCCACTGCTGGGGACGCCGGTCTGGCTGCGCTACCTGATGCTGTGGCGGCCGCAGGCGCTCGGCCCCGGCCTGGTGGACACCCTGTTCGGGGCGGCCGTCGCCGCCTACCGCGAACTCGCCGCCGAGGCCCCCCACCTGCACAGCTGGGCCAGCCGGACGTTCCGACCGCCGCGCACCTGA
- a CDS encoding PIG-L deacetylase family protein, whose amino-acid sequence MELPGVLGVFAHPDDESLAAGGLLARHAEAGARTAVVTATWAAGTHRVPELARALAELGTGGPRLLEYADAKVPESAPGAARLLSAPLEEAVGRLVGHLREVRPEWVVTHDAYGGLTGHPDHRQTHRLTVLAAHAAALPGLYPERGEPWRVRRLLLATHPHGAARALGPQLMRPGRPAYSVPDESVEALDVSPWLERKLAAIFAHRSEVARGALPGRLAAATPADRARLVGTEWYQSHPLPAELTA is encoded by the coding sequence ATGGAACTCCCCGGTGTCCTCGGCGTGTTCGCCCATCCGGACGACGAGTCGCTGGCGGCGGGCGGCCTGCTGGCCCGGCACGCGGAGGCGGGGGCGCGGACCGCCGTGGTGACCGCGACCTGGGCGGCGGGTACCCACCGGGTGCCGGAACTGGCGCGCGCGCTGGCCGAGTTGGGGACGGGCGGGCCACGGCTGCTGGAGTACGCGGACGCGAAGGTGCCGGAGTCCGCGCCGGGCGCCGCGCGGCTGCTGAGCGCGCCGCTGGAGGAGGCGGTCGGCCGGCTGGTCGGCCACCTGCGGGAGGTCCGGCCGGAGTGGGTGGTGACGCACGACGCGTACGGCGGGCTGACCGGCCACCCCGACCACCGGCAGACCCACCGGCTGACGGTGCTCGCGGCGCACGCGGCGGCGCTGCCCGGCCTGTACCCGGAGCGCGGCGAGCCGTGGCGGGTACGGCGCCTGCTGCTGGCCACCCACCCGCACGGCGCGGCCCGCGCCCTGGGCCCGCAGCTGATGCGGCCCGGCCGCCCGGCGTACAGCGTGCCGGACGAGTCGGTGGAGGCGCTGGACGTCTCGCCGTGGCTGGAGCGCAAGCTGGCGGCGATCTTCGCGCACCGCTCCGAGGTGGCCCGCGGGGCGCTGCCGGGGCGGTTGGCGGCCGCGACGCCGGCGGACCGGGCCCGGCTGGTCGGCACCGAGTGGTACCAGTCGCACCCGCTGCCCGCCGAGCTGACGGCCTGA
- a CDS encoding glyceraldehyde-3-phosphate dehydrogenase, with the protein MTVNDDVFTDWKNREELAESMIPIIGRLHRERDVTVLLHSRSLVNKSVVSILKTHRFARQIAGEELSITETFPFLQALASLDLGPSQIDLGLLAEAHRADGRGLSPAEFTAEAVSGATGANKLDRQAPRDVVLYGFGRIGRLLARLLVEKAGGLRLRAIVVRNGGGDDLVKRASLLRRDSIHGQFQGTITVDEANSTIIANGNAIKVIYSNDPSEVDYTAYGIDDAILIDNTGRWRDREGLSKHLRPGIAKVVLTAPGKGDVPNIVHGVNHDTIKPDEQIISCASCTTNAIVPPLKAMNDEYGVLRGHVETVHSFTNDQNLLDNYHKADRRGRSAPLNMVITETGAASAVAKALPDLQAKITGSSIRVPVPDVSIAILNLQLARETTREDVLDHLRDVSLTSPLKRQIDFIDSPDAVSSDFIGSRHASIVDAGATKVEGDNAILYLWYDNEFGYSCQVVRVVQHVSGVEYPTFPRPAV; encoded by the coding sequence GTGACTGTCAACGACGACGTGTTCACGGACTGGAAGAACCGCGAGGAACTCGCGGAGTCGATGATCCCGATCATCGGGAGGCTCCACCGCGAGCGGGACGTCACCGTCCTGCTGCACAGCCGTTCCCTGGTGAACAAGTCGGTGGTCAGCATCCTGAAGACGCACCGCTTCGCCCGCCAGATAGCCGGCGAGGAGCTCTCGATCACCGAGACCTTCCCGTTCCTGCAGGCGCTCGCCTCGCTGGACCTCGGCCCGTCCCAGATCGACCTGGGCCTGCTCGCCGAGGCCCACCGCGCCGACGGCCGCGGCCTCTCCCCGGCGGAGTTCACCGCCGAAGCGGTGTCGGGTGCGACCGGCGCCAACAAGCTGGACCGCCAGGCCCCGCGCGACGTGGTGCTCTACGGCTTCGGCCGGATCGGCCGCCTGCTCGCCCGCCTGCTGGTCGAGAAGGCCGGCGGCCTGCGGCTGCGTGCCATCGTGGTGCGCAACGGCGGCGGCGACGACCTGGTCAAGCGCGCTTCGCTGCTGCGCCGCGACTCCATCCACGGCCAGTTCCAGGGCACCATCACCGTGGACGAGGCGAACAGCACCATCATCGCCAACGGCAACGCGATCAAGGTGATCTACTCGAACGACCCCAGCGAGGTGGACTACACCGCGTACGGGATCGACGACGCCATCCTGATCGACAACACCGGCCGCTGGCGCGACCGCGAGGGGCTGTCCAAGCACCTGCGCCCCGGCATCGCGAAGGTCGTGCTGACCGCCCCGGGCAAGGGCGACGTGCCGAACATCGTGCACGGCGTCAACCACGACACCATCAAGCCGGACGAGCAGATCATCTCCTGCGCGTCCTGCACCACCAACGCGATCGTCCCGCCGCTGAAGGCGATGAACGACGAGTACGGGGTGCTGCGCGGCCACGTGGAGACCGTCCACTCGTTCACCAACGACCAGAACCTGCTGGACAACTACCACAAGGCCGACCGCCGCGGCCGGTCCGCGCCGCTGAACATGGTGATCACCGAGACCGGTGCCGCCTCCGCGGTCGCCAAGGCCCTCCCGGACCTGCAGGCGAAGATCACCGGCAGCTCGATCCGGGTCCCCGTGCCGGACGTCTCGATCGCCATCCTGAACCTGCAGCTGGCCCGTGAGACCACCCGCGAGGACGTCCTCGACCACCTGCGGGACGTCTCGCTGACCTCCCCGCTGAAGCGGCAGATCGACTTCATCGACTCGCCCGACGCGGTCTCCAGCGACTTCATCGGGTCCCGGCACGCCTCGATCGTCGACGCGGGCGCCACCAAGGTCGAGGGCGACAACGCGATCCTCTACCTGTGGTACGACAACGAGTTCGGCTACTCCTGCCAGGTCGTGCGGGTGGTCCAGCACGTCTCGGGCGTCGAGTACCCGACCTTCCCGCGCCCGGCGGTCTGA
- a CDS encoding ABATE domain-containing protein, which translates to MNQRTAAPAVPPPAPGAEQYPALDFANSLLTLPTGPLDLLGTPDPASAWLIEHRLAPVGGRIQEICTARLQGLRAAVRELLDARVTGGAAPTAALAAVNDALTATPSAPLLRWDAERGPYRTMPHPADRIADRAMALLAADAAELLTGPDAERLARCGGAPCTRFFVRTHAARHWCSTRCGDRVRAARAYARKRAAEQS; encoded by the coding sequence ATGAACCAGCGCACCGCCGCCCCCGCCGTCCCGCCGCCCGCCCCGGGCGCCGAGCAGTACCCGGCGCTGGACTTCGCCAACTCGCTGCTGACCCTGCCGACCGGCCCGCTGGACCTGCTCGGCACGCCCGACCCGGCCTCCGCCTGGCTGATCGAGCACCGGCTCGCCCCGGTCGGCGGCCGGATCCAGGAGATCTGCACGGCCCGCCTGCAGGGCCTGCGGGCGGCCGTCCGCGAGCTGCTGGACGCCCGGGTCACGGGCGGCGCCGCCCCCACCGCCGCCCTGGCCGCCGTCAACGACGCGCTGACCGCCACCCCGTCCGCACCGCTGCTGCGCTGGGACGCCGAGCGCGGCCCGTACCGGACGATGCCGCACCCGGCCGACCGGATCGCCGACCGGGCGATGGCCCTGCTCGCCGCCGACGCCGCCGAGCTGCTCACCGGTCCGGACGCGGAGCGCCTGGCCCGCTGCGGCGGCGCGCCCTGCACCCGGTTCTTCGTCCGCACCCACGCCGCCCGCCACTGGTGCTCGACCCGCTGCGGCGACCGGGTCCGGGCGGCCCGGGCCTACGCCAGGAAGCGCGCCGCCGAACAGTCCTGA
- a CDS encoding MBL fold metallo-hydrolase, whose translation MTAVPAVQVFGGPTALIEYGGLRLLTDPTFDAPGDYPRGGGRFLTKTLPGTVDPAALAPVDAVLLSHDEHPDNLDHSGRKLLLDVPLTLTTRGGAERLGGTARGLAPWQSVELDRPDGGAVTVTAVPAQHGPDGSEPVVGEVIGFVLTGDGLPVVYVSGDNASLAVVERIAERFGPVDTAVLFAGGARTGIFDNALLTLDSALAARAAGILGARRVVPVHFDSWAHFTEGREPLLAAFAAAGLAGVLELS comes from the coding sequence ATGACCGCTGTCCCCGCCGTCCAGGTCTTCGGAGGCCCGACCGCGCTGATCGAGTACGGCGGCCTGCGCCTGCTCACCGACCCGACCTTCGACGCCCCCGGCGACTACCCGCGCGGCGGCGGCCGCTTCCTCACCAAGACCCTCCCCGGCACCGTCGACCCCGCCGCCCTCGCCCCGGTCGACGCCGTCCTGCTCTCCCACGACGAGCACCCCGACAACCTCGACCACAGCGGCCGCAAGCTGCTCCTCGACGTCCCGCTCACCCTCACCACCCGCGGCGGCGCCGAGCGCCTCGGCGGCACCGCCCGGGGCCTCGCCCCCTGGCAGAGCGTCGAGTTGGACCGCCCCGACGGCGGCGCCGTCACCGTCACCGCGGTGCCCGCCCAGCACGGCCCGGACGGCAGCGAGCCCGTGGTCGGCGAGGTGATCGGCTTCGTCCTCACCGGCGACGGCCTCCCCGTGGTCTACGTCAGCGGCGACAACGCCTCGCTCGCCGTCGTCGAGCGGATCGCCGAGCGCTTCGGCCCCGTCGACACCGCCGTGCTGTTCGCCGGCGGCGCCCGCACCGGCATCTTCGACAACGCCCTGCTCACCCTGGACAGCGCCCTCGCCGCCCGGGCCGCCGGCATCCTCGGCGCCCGCCGGGTGGTCCCCGTCCACTTCGACAGCTGGGCCCACTTCACCGAGGGCCGGGAACCCCTGCTCGCCGCCTTCGCCGCCGCCGGCCTCGCCGGCGTGCTCGAACTGAGCTGA